The Synechocystis sp. PCC 6714 genome includes the window GTTTGAGCACATCGCCTATTTGCTGATAAAAGTCCCCCAACGCTTCTTCTTGGCCAATGCGCTTCCCATAGGGAGGATTGCAAATCAGCATCCCTTCTGCGGCTGGCGGTTCAACCTCGGCAAAATCAAGCCATTGCCAATCAATTTTTCCTGCCAACTGGCATTGTTGGGCATTGCTTTTTGCTTCCTGAATTGTCTCCCGATCGCCGTCACTGCCCCACAGGGGAGCAGGAAGAGTATCTTTCTCCTTAGCCCTAGCTTCATCAAGGAGGCACTGCCAGAGGTCTGGATCAAAATCGGGCCATTGTTGGAAACAAAAACCAGGCTGAAATTTACCAGGGGCAATGTTTAAACTCGCCATGGCTGCCTCTAACAGAAAAGTACCGGAGCCACAGAGGGGATCATAAAGGGGTTGCTCAGGGGTCCATTCCGCCATGGCTAACAAAGCAGAAGCGAGGGTTTCCTTGAGGGGGGCCTGACCCATGGCCGGGCGATAACCCCGACGGTGCAAACTAAACCCAGTACTATCCAAACTCAATTGGCAATGGTTTTGGTGAATGTGGGCATTGATGACAATGTCCGGTTGACTAAGGTCAATGCTAGAACGGCGTTGGTGGCGATCGCGCTGTTGATCCACAATGGCATTTTTTACCTGGAGGGCGGTGAAATGGGTATGGTTAAGCTGGGGATTTTTGCCAGTGCAATTAATTTGTAGGGTTTGCTCCGGACTGAGATATTCGTCCCAATCTATTTTTTTGATACTGCGGTGTAAATCCTGGGCGTTAAAAGCTTTAACGGTGGCAATGGGCATCAACACCCGGTAAATTAGGCGAGACCAAAGGTTAATGCGGTATAACAAAGCCCGATCGCCGGTGAAAGCCACCCCTGCAAATTCCGGTTTTACTTGTTCTGCTCCCAATTGGCTCAATTCTTGGGCAGCGATCGTCTCTAATCCCCGGGCCACAGTGGCGAAATAGGGCCTGGTTGTTGCGGAAAGGGAACGGGAATCTGCCATGATCTAAGGGGAAACAGTGGGGAAGTTAGGGACAATATTGGTAGCGAGAGGGAAATACTGATCAGGACTCGAAACCCAGATTGCGAGAGTATTGCAACCTCAAATTAGTTAGCCCCAATCCTGTTACGAAAGATTAAATTTGCAAAATCCCCTCTGGCATCACCGTTAATAATTCCCGCCGTTGCAAACCTTCTTGGTGACAAATGGCATTGGCGGACAGTAAGCCACTGCTGATGGCCCGCTCCATCAAACCACAGGGAAAAGGCATTTTTACCCAATCCCCTGCAAAAAATAGGTTCGCCACTGGAGTTGCGGTTTCCGGGCGATCGCCGTAGCTGTTGGGGGGAAAACCGGAGAAATTTTTCTGGTTAACCAATTCCCGGTGCAACAGGTTGGCCGTAGCCAAGGAAGGGACAATTTCATACAATTCCTGCTCAAAGGTGGCTAGCAAATCCCCTTGGGTGGGAAATTCTTTTTCTTTGTAGCAATAGGCGTGTAACTCCACCACACTGCCCCCGGTGCGCTCGGCCCAGGCGATAAATTGATTTTGGATGCGGTGATAGAGGGTAATACTGTCGGTGAGACGATAGCCGGATAGGGAAGCGAAGTTACTGTGGGGCCAGTCAAAGTCTTGGTCAAACCAGAAGCGAGCCACCGCAAAGGGATCAGCCACTGCTAGATTTTTCACCTGCTGGACAAATTGGGGGTTAACATCTCCATCCAGGCGATCGGCCAGGTTTTTCATACCCACCACGTCCGCTGCCAACACATAATAATCCGCCTTTAACGTTGTCGTCGGTGGTTTATTTTGGGTGCGGGAAACTAACTGTACTTCTTCTCCATTACCCCCCGGTTGAATGGCAAACTTGGCCAAATTTCGCTTAGCCGGGCCCTGGACTACTTTTCCATCGCTGTCATACACGGCGCCGTGGCAGGGACAGACAAATTGACCATTTTCCTGTTTGGCAACGGTGCAACCCTGGTGACTACAGGTGAGGGATAGAGCCTCTTTTCCTTCTGGCTTAGCCCAATAAACCCGATCGCCAGCGCCGTAATAAACATTATCTCCGGGATTAGCCCGGGCCAACAGGTCGTTACGAGTTACTGTGAAAGGCACATCGCTAACTGGATCATCCCCCTGGACATATTGAAGGGATTGGATTTTCCCCTGGTCACAATTAATGGCACTGACGGTGGCTTCGGTGATAATTTCCCCACCGTTAGCTTGAATCGATTGCACCATGGGCATCACCAAACTGGTGACCATATCGTCCTTGGTGCCGTTGAAAGCCAGGCCTTCGGGATTACCGAAAAAGTAGAAATGGAAAAATTGCATCAATTCCCCCGCACTCAAAACATCGGGGGCATTAAGGCTAGATTTAGCAAAGGGCAAAAAGTAGAGATCATATAAGCCCTTGGGAAATCCTTTGGCTACCCAATCGCTCACTGTGATACTGTCTAGCTGATCATAGCTTTTGGGAATCTGGAACCCCGTAATAGCCCGGAATACCTGCCAATGGGATGGCTTGGTTAAATTAATGCCCCAGCGCAGACGATTGGGGGAAGAAATGGTCAGGTCAACAATGTTCCAGGGAAAGGCAGAATGACTGGGACGAAACACCTCCGGCTCGTAGCCTTCTTTAAACACCAGGGAGTAGAAATCCAAAGACCGGAAATTGTCGGCGATCGCCAACTCATTCACAATGCTTTTTAGATTGTAATATTGGGGAAAAAAACCGTGGAAACCGTGCTCCATCTGGAAAGTTTCTTCCCCCACCTGGATGGGCCAACCCGCCACCTTGCCTCCCAAATTCGGGGACTTCTCCAACAGGGTGACCTTAAAACCCCGTTTACTCAGTTCATAGGCCGAAGCTAAACCCGCTAAACCGGCCCCCACCACCACCACCGACTTGGGCTGGGACAAATATTGGGGCAAATCCAGGCGATCGGTGTCGTACCGGGCAGGTTGGGGCTTAGCTAAGCGGGAATAACCAATGGCGCCCCCCAGGGTACCTACCCCTAAAAGTTTTAGCGCAGTGCGACGGGAAACAACGGTGGAATTAGGATTGGGGGATGGTTCAGTCATGCAAAGGGCAGACGGTAAAAGTGAGAGCTAGGGGGGCATTAAATAGTTCAGCCCTGATTCTAATCGCTCTACCCCAAAACTTTCTACCCAAAAATTAATTTTGAATTTAGTGGAGGTGAGCGGTAAACCCTACGCCTTGACCCTTAATTCGGCAGTGGAATGAAGAGGAACACCGACCTTAATTTGTACTTTAGGTCCATTGTCCTGATAACTAACTCAGACAAATTAGGGGCTTGGCAATCAATCGTCGGATTGGATGATTTCGGAGAAGCACTATCAGATTCTACTAAAGTATTGGATCTGGAAAAATATCCAGGGGAACTGAGATAATAGTTAGTGGTGATGGTTTTGCTGCAATCCTAGCCCATCAGTTGTTTTATGCTCGACCTAACAGCAATTATTGATCAGCAAACCAATGGTATCAATTACGATATCACCACGGAAGATTTGATTGTCAAACTTCGAGAGTGGGATAAGCAATATGGCATTGAAATCAGTGAAGTTTCCTTTGACAGTCTCATAGTCCGCTTTGAGAACTTACCGGGGGATTTAGAAGCCCTAGCTCGGGAAATCTATGAGTTTTGCCCTGACGTCATTGACCAGGGGTTTGGCTGTTTTGACGATGCCCTCCCGATGATGATGGCTTCTGGCCAGGAAGTTCCCCCAGAAACCGAGGCTTTGCTGACAGGAGTGGATTGGAATGATCCCGATTTTGGCCTAACCATATTGAAAAATTCTCTACATCAAGACCGAGCAGTTTTCCTGTGGTGGGATTAGGTTCAGTTATTTGGAGGCGATCGCCTGACGGATATGGGGTTAAGGGGTGTTGAAAAAACGAATATTTATAGTATTAGTGTTTTGATTAATGAAGCTTTTTCCTATACAATTACTAAAGTAAGCACTAAAAAATAATGAAATAAAAATGAAGAGAAAATGAAAAAATTATGAATTAATTTGGAGTAAATGATTGACAGAAAAGTTTGATTTTTCTAAAGAGAAACAGCTTAGTTTATGATAAATTGAGCAGTGGTTCACCGTGTCGATATGCCATTGGGCAATTTATGCTAACTGCTTTTACTGCCGGTTTATTGTTGATAACTATCTCGGAATTAGGGGATAAAACTTTTTTTATTGCCATGATTTTAGCCATGCGCTATCCCCGCCGTTGGGTGTTAGTCGGAGTAGTGGGAGCATTGGCCACAATGACCATTTTGTCAGTGTTAATGGGACAAATTCTTACCTTTCTGCCCACTAGATATATCAACTATGCCGAGGTAGCTCTTTTTTTGATTTTTGGCACAAAGTTATTGTGGGATGCTTATTGGATGAAAGCCACGGCAAATCTAGAGGAAATGGAAGATGCGGAAAAAGCCATTGCCTCCGGCGAGAAAAAGCTGAAAATCGTACCCCGGGGATGGGGCATTGTGGTGGAAAGCTTTGCCCTCACCTTTGTAGCGGAATGGGGCGATCGCACTCAAATTGCGACCATTGCTTTGGCGGCGTCCAATAACGCTTGGGGAGTATCGGCAGGGGCCATTCTTGGTCATACCATCTGTGCGGTGATTGCGGTGATGGGAGGAAAATTTGTGGCAGGGCGTATTTCTGAGAAAACAGTGACTTTGATCGGTGGTCTTTTATTTTACTTATTTGCTGCGATTTCCTGGTGGACCAAGGTTGCTTAGGGCTTGGATTCGTTGACCAACCATTACCACTGATGGAATCAAATTCCTCTACCGACCGGAACGATACGGAATGTTAAGATAGGTCGTTGAAGGATTGCTCCCTTCTTGGCAAAAAGTCGAGAGAACGGCGATCGCCAGACCATTAAATTCCCCATTTAGACTGCCCATCGGTTCCCTACCCCAAGTCCCATGTTTAAAACCCTCTTTGGTGATCCCAATACCCGCAAACTGAAAAAGTTTCAGCCCTACGTGGCGGAGGTCAATCTCTACGAAGAGGACATTGAAAAGCTGTCTGACGAAGAGTTGAAGTATAAGACCGTCGAGTTTCGGGGAGCGTTGGATAGGGCCCGCACCGATGCGGAAACAGAGGAAATCTTGGATGAAATTTTACCCGAAGCTTTTGCCGTAGTGCGGGAAGCGGGCAAGCGGGTACTGGGTATGCGTCACTTTGACGTGCAACTGCTGGGGGGCATCATTCTCCACAAAGGGCAAATTGCGGAAATGAAAACCGGGGAAGGGAAAACGTTGGTGGCCACTCTGCCTTCCTATCTGAACGGTTTAACGGGGAAAGGGGTCCATGTGGTGACGGTGAACGATTACTTGGCCCGGCGGGATGCGGAATGGATGGGGCAAATTCATCGCTTTTTGGGCTTGACAGTGGGTCTAGTACAATCTGGTATGACTCCGGAGGAACGGAAAAAGAATTACGCCTGCGACATCACCTACACCACCAACAGCGAACTAGGCTTTGATTATTTGCGGGACAACATGTCCACCGCCATGATTGAAGTAGTACAGCGTCCCTTTAACTACTGCATCATCGACGAAGTAGACTCGATTTTGATTGACGAAGCCCGTACTCCTTTGATTATTTCTGGTCAGGTGGAACGGCCCACGGAAAAATATTTGCAGGCGTCGGACATTGCCGCCCAGCTAGAGCCGGAAATCCATTATGAAGTGGATGAAAAACAGCGTAATGTACTGATGACCGATGAAGGATTTGAGAAGGCGGAACAATTACTAAAAACCACTGATTTGTTTGATAAAAATGATCCCTGGGCCCACTACATTTTCAATGCGATCAAAGCGAAGGAATTATTCCTCAAGGATGTGAACTACATTGTCCGTAATGGGGAAGTGGTAATCGTGGATGAATTCACCGGCCGGATTATGGTGGGACGCCGTTGGAGTGACGGTCTGCACCAGGCGATCGAAGCGAAGGAACGGGTGGAAATTCAAAAAGAAAGTCAGACTTTGGCTACCATTACCTATCAAAATTTCTTTTTGCTTTATCCCAAACTTTCTGGCATGACGGGGACCGCCAAAACGGAAGAAACGGAGTTGGAAAAGGTTTATAACCTCCAGGTGACCATCACCCCCACCAATCGTCCTTCTAGCCGTCAAGATTGGCCCGATGTGGTCTATAAGAACGAGGAAGCGAAATGGAAAGCGGTGGCGTTGGAGTGTGAAGAACTCCATCGGCAGGGTCGTCCCATCCTGGTGGGTACCACCAGCGTGGAAAAATCAGAAGTTATTTCTCGGTTGTTGCAGGCCAGTGGCATTCACCATAACTTGCTCAATGCCCGGCCAGAGAATGTGGAACGGGAATCGGAAATTGTTGCCCAAGCAGGACGTAAGGGGGCGGTGACCATTGCCACCAACATGGCTGGTCGGGGTACGGACATTATTCTGGGGGGGAACTCGGACTATATGGCTCGCCTTAAGGTGCGGGAATATTTGATGCCGAAAATTGTCCGTCCCGAAGATGATGAGTTGGGAGTTGGGGTAACAGGTTGGGTGAGCGGCCGGGAAAAACCCCAGGGCTTTGGCAATCAAAATGGCAAGAAAAAGGTGAAAACCTGGCAGGTATCCCCGGACATTTACCCCACCACCATTAGCCAGGAAACGGAGGAATTGCTCAAAAAAGCAGTGAAGTTTGCGGTGGACCAATACGGACTGCAAAGTTTGACGGAACTGGAAGCGGAAGATAAATTGGCGATCGCCTCGGAGAAGGGTCCCACCGATGATCCGGTCATTCTCAAACTGCGGGAAGTGTACAACCAAATTCGTCGAGAGTACGAAGTATTGACCTCGGCGGAACATAAAGAAGTGGTGGAATTGGGAGGATTACACGTAATTGGTACGGAACGCCATGAATCCCGTCGGGTAGATAACCAACTGCGGGGGCGGGCTGGTCGCCAAGGGGACCCCGGTTCCACTCGCTTTTTCCTGAGCCTGGAAGATAACTTACTCCGCATTTTTGGCGGCGATCGGGTGGCGGGACTGATGAATATGTTCCGGGTGGAAGAAGATATGCCCATCGAGTCGAAAATGCTCACCGGCTCCCTAGAAGGGGCCCAGAAAAAGGTGGAAACCTATTACTACGACATCCGTAAGCAGGTGTTTGAGTATGACGAAGTAATGAATAACCAACGGAAGGCCATCTATGCGGAGCGCCGTCGGGTGCTGGAGGGTTTGGATCTAAAAGAACAGGTATTGGTCTATGCCGAAAAAACCATGGATGAAATTGTCGATGCCTACGTCAATCCGGAATTACCCCCCGAGGAATGGGACGTGGAAAATATGCTTGATAAGGCTAAACAGTTCGTTTATTTGCTCGAAGATCTAACAGTGGAGGATCTGGGGGATATGACCGTGTGGGAAATGAAAACCTTTTTCCACGAAGAAGTCCGCAAAGCCTATGACCTCAAGGAAAACCAGGTGGATAAGGTGCGTCCGGGGCTAATGCGGGAAGCAGAACGGTATTTTATCTTGCAACAGATCGACAATCTCTGGCGGGAACATCTCCAGTCCATGGAGGCTCTCCGGGAGTCCATTGGACTACGGGGTTATGGGCAAAAAGATCCATTGATTGAATACAAGCAGGAAGGTTACGAAATGTTCCTGGAAATGATGATCGACATTCGTCGCAATGTGGTTTATTCCCTCTTCCAGTTCCAACCCCAGCAACAACCCCAAACTGTTTAATAAACCTAGGTTTGCCTATCTAGATGCTATTCAGCCACAGCCGGAATCAGCCACTGGGGCATTTGGAGTGCTAAAAAATCGATTAACTTCTCTGAGGGAATGGGTTGGGCAAAATAATAACCCTGCCCCCCGTCACACCCCAGCCAGTGCAGTTGGGTCAAATGTTTTTCCGTTTCAATGCCCTCAGCAATTACGTCCAATCCTAGGGTGTGGGCTAGGGTAACAATGGTGTGGACAATGGCGGTGTTTTGGTCGTTGGGCTCCATGGCGTTAACAAAGGAGCGGTCAACTTTAAGGGTCGTAATGGGAAAACGGTGTAGATAACTGAGGGAAGAATAGCCAGTGCCAAAATCATCGAGGGAAATTTGAATATTTCTGCGTCGCAGATTCAAGAGTACGTCGGCAGCTAGATCTAAATTGTCAATCAATAAACTTTCTGTAATTTCCAGTTTGAGGTCCTGGGGAGCCAAATTGGTGGTGGCTAGAATTTCGTCCACCGTTTGGATAATTCGCTGATCTCGTAGTTGACGCACGGAAACATTGACACTCACCTGAAGGTAGGGCAGCCGGGGGAAATGCTGCTTCAGTTTCAGTATTTGCTGACTCGCCTCCCAGAGAATCCAGTCCCCCATGGGCACAATCAACCCTGTTTCTTCGGCGATCGCCACAAATTCCCCGGGCAAGAGTAAACCTTCTTCGGGATGTTGCCAGCGCAAAAGGGCTTCCACTCCTTGCAACTGCCCTGTTTTTAGGCACACAATCGGCTGGTAATGTAACCTCAACTCATGGCGATCGATCGCCCGACGCAAATCATTCTCCCGCTGGAGCCTCTGGACAGCATGGTGGTGCATGGTCTGGTTAAAAATGGCATAGCGGCCCTTCCCTGCGGCTTTGGCTCGATACATAGCGGTGTCCGCATCCCGCAAAATATCCTGGGGATGACGGTAGTAGGCATGGTTAAGGGCAATGCCAATGCTGGTATTGGTAAAAATTTCCTGGCCCTTCAGGTTAAAGGGTTTTTGTAGTACGTAGTGAATTCTTTGGGCAATGGCCACCACATCTTCGGGACAGGTGATGTTTTCAATCAACATGGTGAATTCGTCCCCCCCCAACCGAGCCAGGGTATCTTCCGGGCGCAAACATTGACGCAGGCGGTGGGCAATGCCCTGGAGTAGTAAATCTCCGCAGCTGTGCCCCAAACTATCGTTAATAATTTTAAATCCGTCCAAATCCAGGAACAGCACCGCAAAACGAAACTCCTGACGGCGTAAATTCCTTTGTAGAGCATGGCCCAGGCGGTCGAGAAAGAGTAGCCGATTGGGCAAATTAGTTAGGGGATCGTGGTTGGCGTTGTAGTGGAGTTTTTCCGCCGCTGATTTCCGTTCGGTAATGTCGCTGTCAATGCCATCGATGCGGATGGGACGGTCTTGGTTATCCCGCACCAATTGGCTACGGCGAAAGAGCCATCTTTCCTTGCCCGCCGGTTGAATAATACGATACTCCAATTCCGTGTGGCCCTTTTCCATCAGCAATTGCAGATGACATTCCAACAAAGGGCGATCGCCGGGATGGACCCCTTCAAACCAAAAATTCTTACTCTGGTAACAGGTTTGGAGGCACTGACCATAGACAATGGCTGTGGCAGGGTTGAGATAAAGGGTGGCAAAACTGACCGCATCCGCTGACCAAACCACATCTTGGATAGAACCTAAAATGCCTTCTAGGCGTTGCTCACTGGCGGAAAGGGCCTGCTCCACAGATTTCCGGGCGGTGATATCTGTTAACATGACCAACTCGCCCCGATAGTTGCCCCATTCGTCATACCAAGCACTGCGGGACACTAAACCCCAGAGCACACTGCCATCCCTCCGTTGGAGTTGTACATCATAAACCTGGTAATGGTTCGGCAACACGCAACTGGGAAAAGATTGGAGGCATTCCTGATGCTCCTGTTCTGACTCCGGCAAATGGTGGATGGCCAGCACAAAGGCAGTGATGTTTTTATCTAAAATCTCCTGCACCGAATATCCCAACATATCGGCCAACTGTTGGTTAGCAAAGATAGTTTGCTGCTCTTGGTCTAAAATCCAAATGCCCTCGGAAGTCAGCTCTACAATGTGGCGGTATTTTTTCTCACTTTCGGCCAGGGCATGGCGGGCTTGGTATTGTTCTGTAATATCCCGTAGGGAAACCAAAAATGCTTTGCCCTTTTGCCAATGGATGGAAGAAACTCGCATTTCCGCGACCACCAAACTACCGTCGGGGGGAGTGAGGGTAATTTCGGTAACTTGATTGGCCACAAAAGGTATGCCAAAGGGTTGTTGGAGTAGTTCATGCTCCCGCCGTTTAAACATCTCTTTGGCAGCCGGGTTGACAAATTGGATAATTCCCTCTTGATCGACAATTAATAGCCCATCGGTGATGGTGACAATCATGCTACTGAAGAATTCTTCACTGGCCCGTAGCTGTTGCTCTGCTAATTTTTGTTGGGTAACATCGGTTTGAATACCGATGAAATTAACGAGGAAGTTTTGCTGATTATAGATAGGGGAAAGGTATAAATGATTCCAAAAAAATGCGCCATCTTTGCGATAGTTTTTCAGCACTACTTCGCACTCCTGTCCGTGGGCGATCGCCGTGCGGAGTTTTTCTAGTTGTTTATTTTGTTCCCCTTGGCGGTCTTCATTGAGCAGAAAACGACAGTTTTGCCCAATCACTTCCTCCCGATTAAAACCGGTAATAGTTTCAAAGCCTTGGTTAGCATAGACCACCAAATTATCTGAGCCCAGGGCATCGGCGATCAAAATGCCGTTAGAACTGGCATCAATGGCCTGTTGCAACAGCAATAATCTCTCTTCGTACTCCTGGCGGTCGATGGCCGCGGCAAGGATATGGCTAGCCACCGTCAAAAACTCAATTTCTTCCTCAGTAAATTTACGAATAGTCAGACTGTAGACGCCCAAAACCCCAAACGCAGTCCGGGGCCCCGCCACCATTAAATTTATGCCGCTGATAATACCGAGGTTATGTAGTAAAGGAGAAGCTCGAAACTTTTGACTTATCCTTAAATCTAGTTCAATAATAGGCTCATACTCTTCCACCCGGCGATCGCCATTATGTTGAATGGTATAGCCAGCATAGGAACGATTAGTGGCATCAATGGTATAGTTGCCCACCAAAGACTCCTCCCAACCATTCCCGGCGCAGAGCAATAGGGCTGAACGATTTGGCAACAATTCCCAGATGCCGCAATAATCCACCCCTAGAGTGGCACAAATCAACTCTGTAGCTTGGTCAAAAAACTCGTACAAATCCCGGCTCAGCATGCCCCACTGTCCCAAACGGGCTAGGGCTCTCTGTAGACCAGAGGCATGGGACGGGGACGACGGCAATCTCTGTCTATGGTATTGGCTCAGTTCCTGGGCTAATTCTTCCCTGGCCGCCTCCGTTGCTGCTAACCGTCGTTTGAGATGCTCAATTTCCCGTTGTTGTGGATGCTCCAAATTAGTGGCAATCTGTTTTTGTTGATGTTGATGAGTTTGCCCAAGGGTCCAAAAACCATGGGAAAGGGGCGACTCTACCAAGCTTCTCTGTTTAGCAACCCACCAAGGCACCGGAGGAAACTTGAAAAGAGACCAAATATTCATTCAATACATTTGAGCGAAAAAAATCTTCCCCGGGGCCATCATACCTGCGGGGAACATAACTAAATTATAGGTCTTGGCTCCTCCCCCCATGGGGATCAGGGGTGGTTTAGCAACAAATTGTGATGTTTGCTACCAAACATTTAGGGTGAACTAGGAGTCGGTTTTGGGCAGTCCTGGAAAAGCCCCAAGTTTCCCTCCCAAAACTCGGTAATTTGGTTGACATCAGGAGGAGTTTCCCCGAATCCAATCCACCCAGGCTAGGAAGGTTAATCCGGTATCCACTCAGTTGACATCATCCCTTCCGTAAAGTAGAGGCATTCCTAAACCTCACGATTTAGGTTGCTGCTTCGTAGCAACGGCCTCTACTCTCCAGGGGTTTTATCGCCTTACGTTTGCGAGCCAGACTGTCCCCCCAAGCCCTGGGGTTCTTGGGTGTCGATTTTTAACAAAAAGACTGTTATTGGTTGATTCAAGGGATGGACTGCCCATTGCCCCATCCTTTTTTCCCAGTCTACCCATTTGTCTGCGCCGCCAGCTTTACTGGAATCCGCTTGTTAGGTTGTCCGAATCCATCGCCTCGGGGGGGGGGTCCGTCACCACTGCCACCGTATCTCGTCAAGCCGTCCTTTTGGACCCATTCTCTTGATAAATTACAGGGAAGCCACCACTGGAGGATTTTGCTGGGACTTCTGCAGTGCCGCATAGAGACGGTTTAGTGCCCCCAAATAAGCCCGGGCCGAAGCGACGATAATATCGGTATTGGCCGCATAGCCAGTATAAATCACCCCGTTATGGCGCAGACGAACGCTCACTTTCCCCAGAGCATCAATACCTTCGGTGACGGAGGTGACGGAATATTCCAGTAACTCATTGGGTAATTGCACAATTTGATTAATGGCCTTATAAACTGCGTCCACAGGGCCCGTTCCGATCGCCACAGCGGTTTCTTCTTCCCCGGCAGGGGTACGGATGGTTAGGGTGGCGGTGGGCACAGAAGGCTCGCCACAGGAAACCTGTACCCGTTCCAAACGGAAGAGTTCGGGGGGTTGGCGAATTTCATCGTTAACAATGGCCTCTAGATCCCAATCGGTAATTTCTTTGCGTTTATCCGCCACTTCCTTAAAGCGAATAAAGGCGTTATTTAATTCCGTATCGCTCAGGTCAAAACCCAATTCCTTCAAGCGAGTACCGAAGGCATTGCGGCCGGACAGCTTACCCAACACAATTTGGTTATTGGTTAAACCGATGGATTCCGCATCCATAATCTCGTAGGTGAGCTTATTCTTCAGCACCCCATCCTGGTGAATACCGGACTCGTGGGCAAAGGCGTTGGCCCCGACAATGGCCTTATTGGGTTGGACCATCATCCCCGTTAACTCGGACACCAAGCGGGAAGTGGCGTAAATATGCTTGGTGTCAATGTTGGTCAAAGGTTCGGTGGAATCGGCGGGGCGACCTAAAAAGGGGTTGAAATAACTGCGGCGCACATGCAAAGCCATGACCAATTCTTCCAAGGCCGCATTGCCAGCCCGTTCGCCAATGCCATTGATGGTACATTCCAGTTGCCGAGCGCCATTTTTCACCGCTTCCAGGAAATTAGCCACCGCTAAGCCCAAATCATTATGGCCATGGACGGAAATAATTGCCTGGTCAATGTTGGGCACGTTATCGGCAATGCCTTTGAT containing:
- a CDS encoding class I SAM-dependent RNA methyltransferase encodes the protein MADSRSLSATTRPYFATVARGLETIAAQELSQLGAEQVKPEFAGVAFTGDRALLYRINLWSRLIYRVLMPIATVKAFNAQDLHRSIKKIDWDEYLSPEQTLQINCTGKNPQLNHTHFTALQVKNAIVDQQRDRHQRRSSIDLSQPDIVINAHIHQNHCQLSLDSTGFSLHRRGYRPAMGQAPLKETLASALLAMAEWTPEQPLYDPLCGSGTFLLEAAMASLNIAPGKFQPGFCFQQWPDFDPDLWQCLLDEARAKEKDTLPAPLWGSDGDRETIQEAKSNAQQCQLAGKIDWQWLDFAEVEPPAAEGMLICNPPYGKRIGQEEALGDFYQQIGDVLKQRFKGWTAFILSGNKALTKRIGLRTSARFPVNNGGLPCTLLKYELY
- a CDS encoding FAD-dependent oxidoreductase, which codes for MTEPSPNPNSTVVSRRTALKLLGVGTLGGAIGYSRLAKPQPARYDTDRLDLPQYLSQPKSVVVVGAGLAGLASAYELSKRGFKVTLLEKSPNLGGKVAGWPIQVGEETFQMEHGFHGFFPQYYNLKSIVNELAIADNFRSLDFYSLVFKEGYEPEVFRPSHSAFPWNIVDLTISSPNRLRWGINLTKPSHWQVFRAITGFQIPKSYDQLDSITVSDWVAKGFPKGLYDLYFLPFAKSSLNAPDVLSAGELMQFFHFYFFGNPEGLAFNGTKDDMVTSLVMPMVQSIQANGGEIITEATVSAINCDQGKIQSLQYVQGDDPVSDVPFTVTRNDLLARANPGDNVYYGAGDRVYWAKPEGKEALSLTCSHQGCTVAKQENGQFVCPCHGAVYDSDGKVVQGPAKRNLAKFAIQPGGNGEEVQLVSRTQNKPPTTTLKADYYVLAADVVGMKNLADRLDGDVNPQFVQQVKNLAVADPFAVARFWFDQDFDWPHSNFASLSGYRLTDSITLYHRIQNQFIAWAERTGGSVVELHAYCYKEKEFPTQGDLLATFEQELYEIVPSLATANLLHRELVNQKNFSGFPPNSYGDRPETATPVANLFFAGDWVKMPFPCGLMERAISSGLLSANAICHQEGLQRRELLTVMPEGILQI
- a CDS encoding DUF4253 domain-containing protein; this translates as MLDLTAIIDQQTNGINYDITTEDLIVKLREWDKQYGIEISEVSFDSLIVRFENLPGDLEALAREIYEFCPDVIDQGFGCFDDALPMMMASGQEVPPETEALLTGVDWNDPDFGLTILKNSLHQDRAVFLWWD
- a CDS encoding TMEM165/GDT1 family protein; its protein translation is MLTAFTAGLLLITISELGDKTFFIAMILAMRYPRRWVLVGVVGALATMTILSVLMGQILTFLPTRYINYAEVALFLIFGTKLLWDAYWMKATANLEEMEDAEKAIASGEKKLKIVPRGWGIVVESFALTFVAEWGDRTQIATIALAASNNAWGVSAGAILGHTICAVIAVMGGKFVAGRISEKTVTLIGGLLFYLFAAISWWTKVA
- the secA gene encoding preprotein translocase subunit SecA, whose product is MFKTLFGDPNTRKLKKFQPYVAEVNLYEEDIEKLSDEELKYKTVEFRGALDRARTDAETEEILDEILPEAFAVVREAGKRVLGMRHFDVQLLGGIILHKGQIAEMKTGEGKTLVATLPSYLNGLTGKGVHVVTVNDYLARRDAEWMGQIHRFLGLTVGLVQSGMTPEERKKNYACDITYTTNSELGFDYLRDNMSTAMIEVVQRPFNYCIIDEVDSILIDEARTPLIISGQVERPTEKYLQASDIAAQLEPEIHYEVDEKQRNVLMTDEGFEKAEQLLKTTDLFDKNDPWAHYIFNAIKAKELFLKDVNYIVRNGEVVIVDEFTGRIMVGRRWSDGLHQAIEAKERVEIQKESQTLATITYQNFFLLYPKLSGMTGTAKTEETELEKVYNLQVTITPTNRPSSRQDWPDVVYKNEEAKWKAVALECEELHRQGRPILVGTTSVEKSEVISRLLQASGIHHNLLNARPENVERESEIVAQAGRKGAVTIATNMAGRGTDIILGGNSDYMARLKVREYLMPKIVRPEDDELGVGVTGWVSGREKPQGFGNQNGKKKVKTWQVSPDIYPTTISQETEELLKKAVKFAVDQYGLQSLTELEAEDKLAIASEKGPTDDPVILKLREVYNQIRREYEVLTSAEHKEVVELGGLHVIGTERHESRRVDNQLRGRAGRQGDPGSTRFFLSLEDNLLRIFGGDRVAGLMNMFRVEEDMPIESKMLTGSLEGAQKKVETYYYDIRKQVFEYDEVMNNQRKAIYAERRRVLEGLDLKEQVLVYAEKTMDEIVDAYVNPELPPEEWDVENMLDKAKQFVYLLEDLTVEDLGDMTVWEMKTFFHEEVRKAYDLKENQVDKVRPGLMREAERYFILQQIDNLWREHLQSMEALRESIGLRGYGQKDPLIEYKQEGYEMFLEMMIDIRRNVVYSLFQFQPQQQPQTV